The genomic window TTTCCTTGGTGTCGGATCTGCGCAAGGCCGGGCCGGCGGTCGCCGCGGGCCGCCGCGCGCACGAGGATCGTCGCGCGGTCGGCGGCGGGGCCGATCGGCCTGCATCCCCCCCCGCGGGCGGGGGGCAATCGCGTTCACATTCCTTCGTCAGCGAGGTCGAGTCGGAGTTTCATGCCTCCGCCGGCGTTCGTCGCCGGCGCCCGGCCGAGGGGCCGGGCCCGCGCGGGCCGCGTCGCCGGGTTCGATGGCGGAAATCGGGGCCGAAACGCGGCCCCGGGGACGGGGCGCCGGGGGACCTGCGCCCCCGCGAGGATATTCGAGGCCTTCCTTTCGATGCCCGGGCTCATCCTGCCCTCGCCGCTCGTCCCTCCTCCAGGGATCACCCCGCCGCCGCGGAAAGGTCACATGAAATTTTGCCCGCCTTGGTGATTGATTGCGTTAACATCGGCCGTTCCGCCGAGTTGCTAATCTTGGCAGATCTCGGATCGGCTGCGAGCCGCGGGCCGCCTTGGACGCCCGTCCTCAGGCTCCGGTTGTCGTCGGCCGCCTCAAGAGCGAGGTGGAAAGGCCTTCGGCGCGGCCAGGGACGGTGAAGTCCCGAGGAAGTCCCGCTCGTTGGCGGCCCCGCGCGGGGGGGCCCGTCCCCGCACCCTCGCCCGATCGGCGGTCGTGGCCCTTGCCCTCCGGTCGGCCGCCCGGCCCGGACTTTGACGGGCGACCGGCCTGGCGAGTGACCGGGCGCCGCGGCTCGAGGCCACCTCGCATGGCGCGAGGGATCCCATGTAGACTGGGGAGGCCCGGCACCAGGATTCGGAGGACAGGCGAAATTCGGTCCCGAGGCGAGGGCGATCGAAATGAGTATCGATCCGGAGATCGTAGCCGGAGCGGCCGCGACTGATCCTTCGAAGATCCTCGACCTGACCGGACTCCCCGACTCCGTGGCCGAGGAGATCCGGAGTCTCGTCTCCACGCTGCGAGGAGAATTGTCCAGGGGGCCCTCCGCCCCGAAGGAACTTCCCATGCTCTGGGCTGAACGACTCCAGGCCTGGGTCAACTCCCATCGTCGTCGCGACATCAGCCTCGATGACGGCCGCGAGGGCCTCTACGCCGGCCGCGGCGAATGAACCATCTCGTCGACACCAACATCCTGTGCCGTCTGGCCGAGCCCGGGCACGCGATGCATCAGGCGGCCCTCGACGCCGTGAAGCTCCTCGCCGCGAGAGGCGATCAACTCCACATTGTCCCGCAGAACTTGTATGAATTTTGGGTTGTCTGTACGAGGCCCGTCAGCCTCAATGGCATGGGCAGGACGGCCGTCGAGGCCCTCTCGGAACTCCGAAGTCTCAAATCGCTGTTCGACCTCCTCGACGAGACGCCGAGGGTCTTCCAGGTCTGGGAGCAACTGGTCTCGACGCGGCCGGTGCTCGGGAGGAATGCACACGACGCCCGCCTCGTCGCCGCCATGATGGTCCACGGACTGACCCACATCCTCACGTTCAACGCCCAGGACTTCCGGGGTTATCAGGGCATCATCGCCGTCTCTCCGGGCGGTATCTTGCAGCCGTGATGACCATCGGCCTTCGCGCCGCCGCGGCCCGAGGGGCGCGCTAATCGGCCTTCACGCCGGCGAGGGCCCGGGCGCCGCCATCACGGTCGTCGCCGCCATGATCTTCAGGGCCTTGTCGCTGGAGGCGCGGATGCCGCGGACGTTGACCTGATAGAAGTAGAGCACGACCGCCAGCGCGACGCCGACGGCGCCCCATCGCTCCGAGATGGTCCGCGGCACCCGGAAATGGACGAGGAAGGCGTTGACCAGCCGCACCAGGTAATGGCCCGCCAAGACCGCGCTGATCGGCCCGGTGAGGATGTAGTCGAACATCAGGGCCGAGACCGAGGCCTTGGCCATGCCGTGGCCCATGGCCTCCCCGACGATGCGGTAGACGCCGCCGCGGACGAACATGGCGCAGCTCTCGATGTAGACGCTGCGCACGGCGTAGCTGAAGAGCATGACCGCGAGGATGAACCAGGGGGCCGCCTTGCCGATCTGGGACTCGACGATGCCGCCGATGTAGTAGGCGGTGCTCGCCAGGTCGCAGAGGACGACGGCGGCGGTGGGCCAGGCCCCGATGAACGCGAGCAGGGCGCTGGAGAGGATCAGGAACCGGGTTGGCGTGGCGCCGGCCTCCCGGGCGGGGGGACGGGGCGGGGGCTCGGGATTGCCGCCCGACCCCCCCTGGGGCTGTTCCGATGGCATGCAGGGCTCCGGGCGATCCGGCCGGGGGGAAGTCCGCTCCGATCGCAGAAGCAACCCCCGGGCCGGAGTCGGTCACGCCGGGCCTCGCGGCGGGCTCACGCGTCGGACTCTCAGGGCGGGGCCGCCGCGGCCCCGGGCTTGACCAGGGCCCCACGCTCCGCGTCGGTGATCGGGTGGCTCGGCTGGGCCGAGACGCCCGCCGGCGTGTCCGGCGCCTCATACCCGCGGGAATATTCCTGGTAGGTGTAGGGCTGGCCCGCGGCCGTGGTGTAGGGCTGGTAGGAATAGGATGCCGCCGCGTTCGCGCCCGGGGCCGAGTAGACCCGGAGTCTCGGCGCGCCGCCCGGCGCGGCCAACTCGCGGCGGCGGGCCGCGAGGTAGTTGACGGCCGCCTGCCGGCGCGTCTGCGCGAACCCCTCCGCCGCCCGCTCCTGCTCGCGGGCGAACTGGGCCGCCGCCTTCAGGTTGGGGTCGCCGGGCTTGAGCTTCAGCGCCGAGTCGTACGCGTCGCTCGCCAGCCTGTAGTAGCCGGCCGCCTGCTCGGAAGGGACGTCGGCCGCGACCTCCTGGGCCAGCTCCCCGAGGATGATCCAGTCGTTCAGGTTGTTGGCGTCCTTCGTCAGCGCCTCGCGGACCTGGCGGATCGCCTCGTAGCGGTCGATCCGATGCGTCCCGAGGGCGGGACCGGCCGTTTGCTGCGGCGCCGCCGGCTGCGGGGCCGTCCCCGCCGGTGTCGTCGCCGGCACCTGGGCCCCGGCGGTCGCCGCTGCGGTCGCGGCGGCCAGCACGACCCAGACGCCGCAAGGCGGCATCGTTCGTCTCATGCTCCCCTCCTTTCCCGGGAACGCCCGGCGTCTCCACGCACGACCTGGCGACGGGGCGTTCCCCGCGGGATAAGCCCTGCAAGCCCGATGCCGCCTCCCACGTCGAGGGCCGGCCCTCGACGCGGCCGTCGCCGCCATCTCCGCCCCGGCGGCGCTGGGCCTCTGCCGGCGCACCTGCGGCCCCGCGGGCGGCCGAACCATCCGATCCGACATCGGGCCCCGCGTATAATGACCCGGCCCCGCGGGCGTGACCGTCCACGCCCGGCGGCGGGAAAGGGGGCGTGGATGCTCGGGCTCTGGCCTCGGATGCGGCCGAAGTCGGACGAGGAGCACGTCGAGCGACTGCGCCGCAGCCTGGCGTCTTTCGATCGCTGGCGGAGGCCGCTGCTGGCCCTGCATCTCGCTGCGGCCGTGACGTACGTGGCCGCGGTCATCGCCGCCGTCTGGGCCCTTCGGGGATTCGCGAGCATGATGGGGGCGAATGCCCCGGGGGTGGCTCCGGGATTCCTCATCGGCCTGGCCGCCGGGGCGTCGCTCGGGTTCCTGGGGGTGAAGATCGCCCACGGGCTGGTGGACCTTGCCCTCGGATTGCGGAACGAGCGTCTCCTCGTCCGGTATCACGACGCCCTCCGCGAGATGGAGCAGGAGGCGAGGGAAGCCGAGGAGGCGGAGACGATCTGATCTCCGTGGGATGGCCACGGCGGGCCGGCTCCGCGTCCCATTTGCTCCCTCGAAATTGGCAGAGTCGCGAAACGCCGGGTATATTGGGTTGACTCCAACCGGAGAGACGGAACGGCCACGCCCCGCCCGGCGTCCAAGTCGGGTGGCGTGCCCCCTTGGCCCCTTCCGCGCCGGCCGATCGTGCGCGGGGGCCGTGTCGGGCCGGGGCCGCCTCGCATGACCGATTCCCTGGTCCCTGGTTCCTGCTAGGAGAGGGCCGATGTCCACCGCGGGCAAGGTGCTGATCGTTCTCATCGTCCTGGGCATCATCGGCTGGGCCCTGCTCGCGGCCGGCGTGGACGAGCTGAACCGGAACAACAACAACGCGCTGGTCGAGCTCGAGAAGAAGGTGGAGCAGCTCCAGAAGGACGTGAAGGACGCCCAGGTCCGGATCTCCAGGGTCAAGGACGCCACCACGGTCATGCAGGAGAAGATCGACCGCGACGTCGCCACGCTCCACGCCCGGTATACCGACGTCCAGAGGGCTTCCTCCAAGATCCGCGACGAGCTGGCCCGCGTGCAGTACGAGCGGTCGGTCGTCCAGGAGCACGTTGAGGGCGCGGAGAAGTCCCGGACCGAGCGGACCAGCGAGGTCGCCGCCGAGACCAAGAACCTCGCCGACAAGCGGGCGGAGGTCGAGGGGCTCAAGGCGAAGGACGCGGAGCTGGTCAAGCAGCTGGAGGACCTCCGCGAGCAGTTCAAGAAGACCCTGGCCGCGAACGCCCAGGCGCTCACCCGCCGCTGAGCGGCCGGCGTCGGACGAGCCCGAGACAATCAGGCGGGACCGGTCGCGGAGCCGATCGGCCCCGTCCGCATTTTCCACGCGTCCGGCACGCGAGTTTCCTCCGACGACGGGGCGGGCAATGCGCGGGCCCTGGCGAGGTCGGTCGGCATCGACACCACGGGCGACGGCATCGACGACGAGGACGGGGGAAGACGACGCGATGGAGCCACCTCCGGAGGGCCAATCGAAGCCGCCGGGCGAGCCGCTCGCCGACGGCTGGGTGGGGGTCATCGCCAACAGGGCGTCGGGCCGCGGGGCCGGGCAGGCGCTGGTGCGTCGGCTCTGCCGAGAGCTGGCCGCGCGCGGGTACGAGACCGAGGTCGCCTGGACGGTGGAGGAGCGGCTCGCCCTCGTGGAGCGGGCCGACCGGGCCTCCGGCTGCCGCTGCCTCGTGGCGGTGGGCGGCGACGGCACGGTCTCTGCCCTGGTCAACGAGCGTCCCCGCGTGCCGATCACGGTGCTCCCCTGCGGGACCGAGAACCTCGCCTCGCAGCACTTCCGCCTGCGGCGGAATCCGGCGTGGCTCGCCCGCGAGATCGCCGCGGG from Aquisphaera giovannonii includes these protein-coding regions:
- a CDS encoding amino acid permease; this encodes MPSEQPQGGSGGNPEPPPRPPAREAGATPTRFLILSSALLAFIGAWPTAAVVLCDLASTAYYIGGIVESQIGKAAPWFILAVMLFSYAVRSVYIESCAMFVRGGVYRIVGEAMGHGMAKASVSALMFDYILTGPISAVLAGHYLVRLVNAFLVHFRVPRTISERWGAVGVALAVVLYFYQVNVRGIRASSDKALKIMAATTVMAAPGPSPA
- a CDS encoding type II toxin-antitoxin system VapC family toxin, whose protein sequence is MNHLVDTNILCRLAEPGHAMHQAALDAVKLLAARGDQLHIVPQNLYEFWVVCTRPVSLNGMGRTAVEALSELRSLKSLFDLLDETPRVFQVWEQLVSTRPVLGRNAHDARLVAAMMVHGLTHILTFNAQDFRGYQGIIAVSPGGILQP